The following proteins come from a genomic window of Ailuropoda melanoleuca isolate Jingjing chromosome 2, ASM200744v2, whole genome shotgun sequence:
- the CSF1 gene encoding macrophage colony-stimulating factor 1 isoform X5 translates to MTHSLLQTWLKPLLLLVCLLASGSITEEVSERCSHMIGNGHLQFLQELIDSQMETSCQIAYEFVDQEQLKDPVCYLKKAFLLVQDIMEDTMRFKDNTRNAIVIVKLQELSLRLKSCFTKDYEEQDKACVRTFYETPLQLLEKIKNVFNETKNLLKKDWNVFSKNCNNSFAKCSSQGWLNVQGVPWRERAPSGSQGPCSRSPAVNHQDSLAPEVRRMP, encoded by the exons ATGACGCACTCTCTATTACAGACATGGCTGAagcccctgctgctgctggtctgtcTCCTGGCGAGCGGGAGCATTACCGAGGAGGTGTCAGAGCGCTGTAGCCACATGATCGGGAACGGACACCTGCAGTTCCTCCAGGAGCTG ATCGATAGTCAGATGGAGACTTCCTGCCAGATCGCCTATGAGTTTGTAGACCAGGAACAGCTG aaagaTCCCGTGTGCTACCTGAAGAAGGCGTTTCTCCTGGTACAAGACATAATGGAAGACACCATGCGCTTCAAAGACAATACTCGCAACGCCATTGTCATCGTGAAGCTCCAGGAACTCTCTCTGAGGCTGAAGAGCTGCTTCACCAAGGACTATGAAGAGCAGGACAAG GCCTGTGTCCGAACTTTCTATGAGACACCCCTGCAGTTGCTGGAAAAGATCAAGAATGTCTTTAATGAAACAAAGAATCTCCTGAAAAAGGACTGGAACGTTTTCAGCAAGAACTGCAACAACAGCTTTGCTAAGTGCTCCAGCCAAG GCTGGCTGAACGTACAGGGGGTTCCGTGGAGAGAGCGGGCTCCATCTGGGAGCCAGGGCCCTTGCTCCAGGAGCCCTGCTGTGAACCACCAGGATTCCCTGGCTCCAGAAGTCCGCAGGATGCCTTAA
- the CSF1 gene encoding macrophage colony-stimulating factor 1 isoform X1 produces MTHSLLQTWLKPLLLLVCLLASGSITEEVSERCSHMIGNGHLQFLQELIDSQMETSCQIAYEFVDQEQLKDPVCYLKKAFLLVQDIMEDTMRFKDNTRNAIVIVKLQELSLRLKSCFTKDYEEQDKACVRTFYETPLQLLEKIKNVFNETKNLLKKDWNVFSKNCNNSFAKCSSQDVVTKPDCNCLYPKATPSSDLASVSPQQPLAPSMAPMAGLTWADSEGTEGSSLLPSEQPLRTVDLDPRSAKQRPPRSTCQSFESPEPPGVEASPVGDSPQPRPSVGAPVPRMEDILDSALGTNWTLEEASGEANEVPVPQEAVLSSSRLGGGRVQAETTARPSDLLSAPFPQSYSARGEQPEDMTGVPLPTVGPTRPTGQAQSHTPEKTDRPSAPPRDHQEPSSARTPSRPPRGLRSPSALSAQPNLPRRHSWGHVLPLGELEGRRSTRDRRSPTELEGRRASEGAAGALAPFNSVPLTDTGHERQQEGPSDAQLRGFTFHLLVPSIILVLLAVGGLLFYRWRRRSHREPRTADSPMEKPEGSWAHRTVSPREETRWEGPPAPSPAILLGM; encoded by the exons ATGACGCACTCTCTATTACAGACATGGCTGAagcccctgctgctgctggtctgtcTCCTGGCGAGCGGGAGCATTACCGAGGAGGTGTCAGAGCGCTGTAGCCACATGATCGGGAACGGACACCTGCAGTTCCTCCAGGAGCTG ATCGATAGTCAGATGGAGACTTCCTGCCAGATCGCCTATGAGTTTGTAGACCAGGAACAGCTG aaagaTCCCGTGTGCTACCTGAAGAAGGCGTTTCTCCTGGTACAAGACATAATGGAAGACACCATGCGCTTCAAAGACAATACTCGCAACGCCATTGTCATCGTGAAGCTCCAGGAACTCTCTCTGAGGCTGAAGAGCTGCTTCACCAAGGACTATGAAGAGCAGGACAAG GCCTGTGTCCGAACTTTCTATGAGACACCCCTGCAGTTGCTGGAAAAGATCAAGAATGTCTTTAATGAAACAAAGAATCTCCTGAAAAAGGACTGGAACGTTTTCAGCAAGAACTGCAACAACAGCTTTGCTAAGTGCTCCAGCCAAG ATGTGGTGACCAAGCCTGATTGCAACTGCCTGTACCCCAAAGCCACCCCTAGCAGTGACCTGGCCTCTGTCTCCCCTCAGCAGCCCCTTGCCCCCTCCATGGCCCCTATGGCTGGCTTGACCTGGGCTGACTCTGAGGGGACAGAAGGCAGCTCCCTCTTGCCCAGTGAGCAGCCCCTCCGCACAGTGGACCTGGACCCGCGAAGTGCCAAGCAGCGACCACCCAGGAGCACCTGCCAGAGCTTTGAAtcccctgagcccccaggagTGGAGGCCAGCCCTGTCGGAGATTCACCTCAGCCCCGGCCCTCTGTCGGGGCCCCCGTCCCTAGGATGGAAGACATTCTTGACTCTGCGTTGGGCACTAACTGGACCCTAGAAGAGGCCTCCGGAGAGGCTAATGAGGTTCCCGTACCCCAAGAGGCAGTGCTTTCTTCCTccaggctgggaggaggcagagtcCAGGCCGAGACGACCGCCAGGCCCAGTGACCTCTTGTCAGCACCTTTTCCACAGTCCTACTCAGCCAGGGGCGAGCAGCCAGAGGACATGACTGGCGTACCCCTGCCCACTGTGGGCCCCACAAGACCCACTGGCCAGGCCCAGAGTCACACACCTGAGAAGACAGACCGTCCATCTGCCCCGCCCAGAGACCACCAGGAGCCAAGCTCTGCCAGGACCCCGTCGCGGCCCCCGCGAGGCCTCAGGAGTCCCTCAGCCCTCTCTGCACAGCCAAACCTTCCCAGAAGGCACTCCTGGGGCCATGTGCTGCCCCTCGGGGAGCTGGAGGGCAGAAGGAGCACCAGGGATCGAAGGAGCCccacagagctggaaggaagaCGAGCAAGTGAGGGGGCGGCCGGGGCCCTGGCCCCTTTTAACTCCGTTCCTTTGACTGACACAGGCCAtgagaggcagcaggagggaCCCTCTGACGCTCAGCTCCGCGGGTTTACCTTCCACCTGCTGGTGCCCAGCATCATCCTGGTCCTGCTGGCCGTCGGCGGCCTTCTGTTCTACAGGTGGAGACGGCGG AGCCACCGAGAGCCTCGGACAGCGGATTCTCCCATGGAGAAACCAGAGGGCAG
- the CSF1 gene encoding macrophage colony-stimulating factor 1 isoform X4 yields the protein MTHSLLQTWLKPLLLLVCLLASGSITEEVSERCSHMIGNGHLQFLQELIDSQMETSCQIAYEFVDQEQLKDPVCYLKKAFLLVQDIMEDTMRFKDNTRNAIVIVKLQELSLRLKSCFTKDYEEQDKACVRTFYETPLQLLEKIKNVFNETKNLLKKDWNVFSKNCNNSFAKCSSQGHERQQEGPSDAQLRGFTFHLLVPSIILVLLAVGGLLFYRWRRRSHREPRTADSPMEKPEGSPLTQDEDRQVELPV from the exons ATGACGCACTCTCTATTACAGACATGGCTGAagcccctgctgctgctggtctgtcTCCTGGCGAGCGGGAGCATTACCGAGGAGGTGTCAGAGCGCTGTAGCCACATGATCGGGAACGGACACCTGCAGTTCCTCCAGGAGCTG ATCGATAGTCAGATGGAGACTTCCTGCCAGATCGCCTATGAGTTTGTAGACCAGGAACAGCTG aaagaTCCCGTGTGCTACCTGAAGAAGGCGTTTCTCCTGGTACAAGACATAATGGAAGACACCATGCGCTTCAAAGACAATACTCGCAACGCCATTGTCATCGTGAAGCTCCAGGAACTCTCTCTGAGGCTGAAGAGCTGCTTCACCAAGGACTATGAAGAGCAGGACAAG GCCTGTGTCCGAACTTTCTATGAGACACCCCTGCAGTTGCTGGAAAAGATCAAGAATGTCTTTAATGAAACAAAGAATCTCCTGAAAAAGGACTGGAACGTTTTCAGCAAGAACTGCAACAACAGCTTTGCTAAGTGCTCCAGCCAAG GCCAtgagaggcagcaggagggaCCCTCTGACGCTCAGCTCCGCGGGTTTACCTTCCACCTGCTGGTGCCCAGCATCATCCTGGTCCTGCTGGCCGTCGGCGGCCTTCTGTTCTACAGGTGGAGACGGCGG AGCCACCGAGAGCCTCGGACAGCGGATTCTCCCATGGAGAAACCAGAGGGCAG cccccTGACTCAGGATGAGGACAGACAGGTGGAACTGCCAGTGTAG
- the CSF1 gene encoding macrophage colony-stimulating factor 1 isoform X2 → MTHSLLQTWLKPLLLLVCLLASGSITEEVSERCSHMIGNGHLQFLQELIDSQMETSCQIAYEFVDQEQLKDPVCYLKKAFLLVQDIMEDTMRFKDNTRNAIVIVKLQELSLRLKSCFTKDYEEQDKACVRTFYETPLQLLEKIKNVFNETKNLLKKDWNVFSKNCNNSFAKCSSQDVVTKPDCNCLYPKATPSSDLASVSPQQPLAPSMAPMAGLTWADSEGTEGSSLLPSEQPLRTVDLDPRSAKQRPPRSTCQSFESPEPPGVEASPVGDSPQPRPSVGAPVPRMEDILDSALGTNWTLEEASGEANEVPVPQEAVLSSSRLGGGRVQAETTARPSDLLSAPFPQSYSARGEQPEDMTGVPLPTVGPTRPTGQAQSHTPEKTDRPSAPPRDHQEPSSARTPSRPPRGLRSPSALSAQPNLPRRHSWGHVLPLGELEGRRSTRDRRSPTELEGRRASEGAAGALAPFNSVPLTDTGHERQQEGPSDAQLRGFTFHLLVPSIILVLLAVGGLLFYRWRRRSHREPRTADSPMEKPEGSPLTQDEDRQVELPV, encoded by the exons ATGACGCACTCTCTATTACAGACATGGCTGAagcccctgctgctgctggtctgtcTCCTGGCGAGCGGGAGCATTACCGAGGAGGTGTCAGAGCGCTGTAGCCACATGATCGGGAACGGACACCTGCAGTTCCTCCAGGAGCTG ATCGATAGTCAGATGGAGACTTCCTGCCAGATCGCCTATGAGTTTGTAGACCAGGAACAGCTG aaagaTCCCGTGTGCTACCTGAAGAAGGCGTTTCTCCTGGTACAAGACATAATGGAAGACACCATGCGCTTCAAAGACAATACTCGCAACGCCATTGTCATCGTGAAGCTCCAGGAACTCTCTCTGAGGCTGAAGAGCTGCTTCACCAAGGACTATGAAGAGCAGGACAAG GCCTGTGTCCGAACTTTCTATGAGACACCCCTGCAGTTGCTGGAAAAGATCAAGAATGTCTTTAATGAAACAAAGAATCTCCTGAAAAAGGACTGGAACGTTTTCAGCAAGAACTGCAACAACAGCTTTGCTAAGTGCTCCAGCCAAG ATGTGGTGACCAAGCCTGATTGCAACTGCCTGTACCCCAAAGCCACCCCTAGCAGTGACCTGGCCTCTGTCTCCCCTCAGCAGCCCCTTGCCCCCTCCATGGCCCCTATGGCTGGCTTGACCTGGGCTGACTCTGAGGGGACAGAAGGCAGCTCCCTCTTGCCCAGTGAGCAGCCCCTCCGCACAGTGGACCTGGACCCGCGAAGTGCCAAGCAGCGACCACCCAGGAGCACCTGCCAGAGCTTTGAAtcccctgagcccccaggagTGGAGGCCAGCCCTGTCGGAGATTCACCTCAGCCCCGGCCCTCTGTCGGGGCCCCCGTCCCTAGGATGGAAGACATTCTTGACTCTGCGTTGGGCACTAACTGGACCCTAGAAGAGGCCTCCGGAGAGGCTAATGAGGTTCCCGTACCCCAAGAGGCAGTGCTTTCTTCCTccaggctgggaggaggcagagtcCAGGCCGAGACGACCGCCAGGCCCAGTGACCTCTTGTCAGCACCTTTTCCACAGTCCTACTCAGCCAGGGGCGAGCAGCCAGAGGACATGACTGGCGTACCCCTGCCCACTGTGGGCCCCACAAGACCCACTGGCCAGGCCCAGAGTCACACACCTGAGAAGACAGACCGTCCATCTGCCCCGCCCAGAGACCACCAGGAGCCAAGCTCTGCCAGGACCCCGTCGCGGCCCCCGCGAGGCCTCAGGAGTCCCTCAGCCCTCTCTGCACAGCCAAACCTTCCCAGAAGGCACTCCTGGGGCCATGTGCTGCCCCTCGGGGAGCTGGAGGGCAGAAGGAGCACCAGGGATCGAAGGAGCCccacagagctggaaggaagaCGAGCAAGTGAGGGGGCGGCCGGGGCCCTGGCCCCTTTTAACTCCGTTCCTTTGACTGACACAGGCCAtgagaggcagcaggagggaCCCTCTGACGCTCAGCTCCGCGGGTTTACCTTCCACCTGCTGGTGCCCAGCATCATCCTGGTCCTGCTGGCCGTCGGCGGCCTTCTGTTCTACAGGTGGAGACGGCGG AGCCACCGAGAGCCTCGGACAGCGGATTCTCCCATGGAGAAACCAGAGGGCAG cccccTGACTCAGGATGAGGACAGACAGGTGGAACTGCCAGTGTAG